The following proteins are co-located in the Billgrantia tianxiuensis genome:
- a CDS encoding Na(+)-translocating NADH-quinone reductase subunit A: MIEVKKGLDLPIMGAPEPRIEDARPVRHVAILGTDYVGMKPTMEVREGDKVKLGQLLFTDKKNEGVRFTAPAAGEIVAINRGEKRKLLSVVIQIDENEEAIEFTAHGRDKLASLERRTVVDQLVESGLWTALRTRPFSRTPAIDSEPADIFVTAVDTHPLCPDPAEIINEQAEAFEDGLKVLSSLTQGKVFLCTAPDARIPGGDVAGVQVETFGGPHPAGLVGTHIHYLSPVALHRKVWHIGYQDVIAFGKLFCEGRIDVSRVVAVGGPRAEKPRLLRTRIGASTEELLAGEILQPEDTRVISGSVFSGFTAEGGLRYLGRFHNQISLLEEGNKRAFMGWLSPGNNRHSVLGIYLSKFKGLSNYAPNTSTNGSERAMVPVGVYEEVMPLDILPTQLLRSLIVGDIEVAMQLGCLELDEEDLALCTYVCPGKYEYGPILRDNLTMIEKEA, translated from the coding sequence ATGATCGAAGTCAAGAAAGGCCTGGATCTCCCCATCATGGGGGCGCCCGAGCCGCGCATCGAGGATGCGCGACCCGTGCGTCACGTGGCCATCCTGGGCACCGACTATGTCGGCATGAAGCCGACCATGGAGGTCCGGGAAGGGGACAAGGTGAAACTAGGCCAACTCCTCTTCACCGACAAGAAGAACGAAGGCGTACGCTTCACGGCGCCGGCCGCCGGTGAGATCGTCGCCATCAACCGTGGCGAGAAGCGCAAGCTGCTCTCCGTCGTCATCCAGATCGACGAGAACGAAGAAGCGATCGAGTTCACGGCGCATGGGCGTGACAAGCTCGCGTCCCTCGAGCGCCGGACCGTCGTCGATCAACTGGTCGAATCGGGCCTGTGGACGGCACTGCGCACGCGCCCCTTCTCGCGCACTCCGGCCATCGACAGCGAGCCGGCCGACATCTTCGTCACCGCCGTCGATACTCATCCGTTGTGCCCCGACCCCGCCGAGATCATCAACGAGCAGGCCGAGGCCTTCGAGGATGGGCTCAAGGTGCTGTCGAGTCTAACCCAGGGCAAGGTATTCCTGTGTACTGCGCCCGACGCGCGAATTCCCGGCGGCGACGTGGCCGGCGTGCAGGTAGAGACCTTCGGCGGTCCTCATCCGGCCGGTCTCGTCGGCACCCATATCCACTATCTGTCGCCGGTCGCGCTGCACCGCAAGGTCTGGCACATCGGCTATCAGGACGTGATCGCGTTCGGCAAGCTCTTCTGCGAGGGCCGGATCGATGTCAGCCGGGTGGTGGCGGTGGGTGGCCCGCGTGCCGAAAAGCCGCGTCTGCTACGTACGCGAATCGGTGCCAGCACCGAGGAACTGTTGGCTGGGGAAATCCTCCAACCCGAAGATACGCGCGTGATCTCCGGCTCGGTGTTCTCCGGGTTCACCGCGGAGGGCGGACTGCGTTACCTGGGCCGCTTCCACAACCAGATCAGCCTGCTCGAAGAGGGCAACAAGCGCGCCTTCATGGGCTGGCTGTCGCCGGGCAACAACCGCCACTCCGTGCTGGGGATCTACCTGTCGAAGTTCAAGGGGCTCTCCAACTATGCGCCCAACACCTCCACCAACGGTTCTGAGCGGGCCATGGTGCCGGTGGGCGTCTACGAGGAAGTGATGCCGTTGGATATTCTGCCGACCCAGCTGCTGCGCTCGCTGATCGTCGGCGACATTGAGGTGGCCATGCAGCTCGGGTGCCTGGAG